The Rhodospirillales bacterium genome includes the window CACTTTCTTTTTGAGAATTTTACGTCCCTTAAGCTCCCTTGTTCCAAGGCTATACCGTTGTCCGAAACACTTCTCTTCAAGCCCATGCAGAGCTGTAATCAAGTTCCATAAATCCCTGTCCTGTATACAAACGCCACCAAGGACTTCATATGGAGCTTCTTTTCGGTCATGTCCCGATTCATCAATAAATAAAAAGTAGGCCATAACATCTATTCCGCCGCGGCCAGTTTCGCGGCCCGCGCCGCCTTGAGCTTTTCGAAATCCGCACCCGCATGATGGGAAGACCGCGTCAATGGCGTCGCCGATACCATCAGGAATCCCTTGTTATATGCCAACTTCTCCAGCTCTTTAAATTCGCCGGGCGTCCAGAATTTCTCGACCGGCGCGTGCTTCGGGCTGGGCTGGAGGTACTGACCGATCGTGATAAAATCGACATCGGCGGCACGCATATCGTCCATCACTTGCGCAATTTCTTCCTTGGTTTCACCCAGACCAACCATCAAGCCCGACTTGGTAAAACTCTCCGGTTCAACTTCCTTGACCCGCTCCAGCAACCGCAGCGACGTAAAGTAACGCGCCCCCGGACGAATTGTCGGATACAACCGCGGCACAGTCTCCAGATTATGATTAAAAACATCAGGCCGCGCTTTTGCAACTATATCAACACTATCAAAGCATTTTTTAAAGTCAGGGGTCAGGATTTCAATCGTCGTCCCCGGTGACTTGTAGCGGATCGCCTCGATAGTCTTCACATAGTGGTCCGCCCCGCCATCGGGCAAATCATCCCGGTCCACCGAGGTCACCACCACGTGTTTCAGCCCCATTTTCATCACAGCCACCCCGGTCCGCAGCGGCTCCATCTTATCAAGCGCCTCCGGCTTACCCGTCGCGACATTACAAAAGCTGCACGCACGGGTGCAAACCTCCCCCATAATCATGAAACTCGCATGTTTTTGCTGCCAGCATTCCCCGATATTCGGGCAGCCCGCTTCCTCGCACACGGTATTCAGCTTGCCTTCATGGACAATCGCGCGGGTTTCTTCGTATACCTTGCCCTGCGGCGCCGGCACACGAATCCAGTCCGGCTTCTTCCCGCTTGGCCGGTCGGGGTTCTTTTGCTTTTCCGGATGCCGCTTGGCCCGGTCTGTTAATTTCGGATTATAGGTCACAATGGAGTCCTGTTTTCAAATTATTCCCGGCAACCACACTAATCAGCTCGCTCTGCAAGAACGCGATCATAAGCATAGATCCGATCCAGCAATGTTTCGACAACCAGCTTCATCAACGGCGGAGACTTCGTCAGCATGTTATCCAGATATTCTCGGCTAATCACGTAGACTTCGGCATCTGTCACCGCTTCGACATCCAGCGTATGGTATTTATGGGCCATCAGAGCCATCTCACCAATCAACTCTCCGGCCCCCAAATTGGCAATTTTATGGTGCACACCGCTCCCCGGCACCTTTTTATAGACCTCGACTACACCATCCTTAATCAAATAAGCCGCCGCAGGCATTTCCCCGGCACGGATGATTTGGCTTCCTTTTTTGAAAACCTTGATTTCATGATCGGAAAGAACGGGAACAGTCATCTGCAACCTCACAAGCCAGTATAAAAACCGTTCTACTACATATGCACCGCTTTGCCGTACGCGTCCAGCGTGCTTTCGTGCATCA containing:
- the lipA gene encoding lipoyl synthase, which translates into the protein MTYNPKLTDRAKRHPEKQKNPDRPSGKKPDWIRVPAPQGKVYEETRAIVHEGKLNTVCEEAGCPNIGECWQQKHASFMIMGEVCTRACSFCNVATGKPEALDKMEPLRTGVAVMKMGLKHVVVTSVDRDDLPDGGADHYVKTIEAIRYKSPGTTIEILTPDFKKCFDSVDIVAKARPDVFNHNLETVPRLYPTIRPGARYFTSLRLLERVKEVEPESFTKSGLMVGLGETKEEIAQVMDDMRAADVDFITIGQYLQPSPKHAPVEKFWTPGEFKELEKLAYNKGFLMVSATPLTRSSHHAGADFEKLKAARAAKLAAAE
- a CDS encoding cyclic nucleotide-binding domain-containing protein → MTVPVLSDHEIKVFKKGSQIIRAGEMPAAAYLIKDGVVEVYKKVPGSGVHHKIANLGAGELIGEMALMAHKYHTLDVEAVTDAEVYVISREYLDNMLTKSPPLMKLVVETLLDRIYAYDRVLAERAD